The following coding sequences lie in one Ictalurus punctatus breed USDA103 chromosome 16, Coco_2.0, whole genome shotgun sequence genomic window:
- the LOC108276819 gene encoding inactive serine/threonine-protein kinase TEX14 isoform X2, with product MSGVPIVPCPVRLGSVKTGGVAARLHQFTRERNLQKAEKLLKQGVDVDCVNHLGQTSLFCASLLGFGAVAELLLQYGADPNRRCDDRSTPVHAAVFSCNTGLLSALLEAGGDLRLHDDQGRTPRDWAEIGAQEHSARMVSFIKRCMSVMRSLSESQSPRERRVTPTSSKSLLRSPSVLDFLRPVSDVVFNKKVTAKSPTSDTVQCFGFGKLCVKKSGMSVGVLASVPLIPDSELLQAEDEALHSFPCGSFSKMTNYSWRGSRVTVKELQIDSTHRHAAQHGYLDLLVTELDFCCQLFHPHILQLMAVSSSNHLQQSKLVYERVHVGSLYTLLYHRRAEFPVLQVCEVLSLILQVCEALFYLHSRSLVLRSLSSHSVLVVHPGVAKVTGFGFTVPSDCSPSSTPPVPAMLYNWAAPEVIRRKACTGKADLYSICALIQELYTDAVPWGSVNPCWIKQAVDTGQALFADPAVPQPYYDLLLNGLKPSAQERTCSLQDLRYTLRFHLSELSERERRSETRPLQARSSPYRWSTDIRKNRDSVHPDEQQVVDKVNQDQLRELDSFLENQTKQKRSLINLQNEATECCTSSDTILQDISFRDILPLDESHLLSHPPFVEEEYTEEEARTQSSICNHVSSIVLNLKVSQLLRQQVESSLDKFESRIMGNTCSGIPQFDEPDGCRGRQVVMLKAAGPPSYNYIPSAMRQEMEEEVTEFCSAGEESFERSEGDKNISQRDRRTRGGQEQAVRFTEECDGLYQSSAACTSQELTQNQRAEHNWTSEVSTAVAWMTRGFLSCAAGALVESSDSEEGQEQPQHPLMDAQEDAEEALFKSFAGVHSESEESTDFHTMNHTFTLPNAVYEVKGQHREEDGSDSDYNQSPLEPSSIFYTPKHNQENTHAKEELLQTPNSEDDPDVTMEVCRPDMNVKTTFRECQSSPEEPEHSEAESAPPSVHTTSSHMADIADLSSITCSPAQLQEWVGQNEARPSPHSTHFPPCNSTPRSPRTRTAGRGRSAPRREEVCVSPLAPHLQSLMETSPWGSTESPSHTESYNTARLERADTIHWSVPERSIPQGDSETPSSGNQEFTTASSWVRHSEEKSQDHSDTAALECDTEKDRSLEEAKRAHSTLDEVLQGLLENPEAQRTVRGAAVITEMLSSYPVSVSERSDEEEERVFGQSVSAERGICQQLEEEEEEVILEEDFSCSRGDASEGAATRGTKIKTHSSQVSGSDIEKLF from the exons ATGTCGGGCGTGCCCATTGTGCCCTGTCCCGTACGCTTGGGCTCCGTCAAAACCGGAGGTGTGGCGGCTCGACTGCACCAGTTCACCCGGGAGAGAAACCTGCAAAAAGCAGAGAAGCTCCTCAAGCAAG GTGTGGACGTGGactgtgtgaatcacctgggcCAGACGTCTCTTTTCTGCGCGTCTCTGCTGGGGTTCGGCGCCGTGGCCGAGCTGCTTCTTCAGTACGGAGCCGATCCCAATCG CCGCTGTGATGACAGAAGCACTCCGGTCCACGCCGCCGTGTTCTCCTGTAACACGGGGCTGCTCAGCGCTCTGCTGGAGGCAGGGGGAGATCTGCGACTTCACGACGATCAGGGCAGGACGCCGAGAGATTGGGCCGAGATCGGAGCTCAGGAGCATAGTGCTAGG ATGGTCAGTTTCATTAAGAGATGCATGTCTGTCATGAGGAGTCTGTCTGAGTCGCAGTCACCCAGAGAGAGACGCGTCACTCCCACTTCCTCCAAGAGCCTCCTGCGCTCACCGTCTGTCCTGGACTTCCTCAGACC GGTCTCTGATGTGGTGTTTAACAAGAAAGTAACCGCAAAGTCGCCCACATCTGACACGGTCCAGTGTTTCGGCTTTGGAAAG ttGTGCGTGAAGAAGTCCGGGATGTCTGTCGGCGTTCTCGCCTCCGTGCCGTTAATACCAGACTCCGAGTTATTGCAGGCCGAAGACGAGGCTCTGCACTCGTTCCCGTGTGGATCCTTCAGCAAAATGACCAA CTACAGTTGGAGAGGAAGCCGTGTTACGGTGAAGGAGCTGCAGATCGACAGCACGCACCGACACGCCGCGCAACACGGCTACCTCGACCTGCTTGTCACCGAGCTCGACTTCTGCTG TCAGCTGTTCCACCCCCACATTCTGCAGCTGATGGCAGTGAGCTCCTCCAATCATCTGCAGCAGAGCAAACTGGTGTACGAGAGAGTGCATGTGGGCTCACTGTACACCCTGCTGTACCAcagg CGAGCGGAGTTCCCCGTCCTACAGGTGTGTGAGGTTTTGTCACTGATCCTCCAGGTGTGTGAAGCGCTGTTCTACCTGCACAGCCGATCCCTGGTGCTGCGCTCCCTGTCCTCTCACTCTGTCCTCGTCGTGCACCCAGGGGTTGCTAAGGTCACCGGCTTCGGCTTCACGGTGCCCAG TGATTGTAGTCCCTCCTCCACTCCGCCCGTCCCTGCAATGCTGTATAACTGGGCGGCTCCTGAAGTGATCAGGAGGAAAGCATGCACAGGAAAAGCAGATCTGTACAGCATCTGTGCTCTTATACAGGAGCTGTacactg atgcaGTTCCGTGGGGTTCTGTGAATCCATGCTGGATAAAGCAGGCCGTAGACACGGGTCAGGCTCTCTTTGCAGATCCGGCCGTGCCACAGCCGTATTACGACCTGCTGCTGAACGGATTGAAGCCCAGCGCTCAGGAGAGAACCTGCAGCCTCCAGGACCTGCGATACACACTGCGTTTCCACCTCAGC GagctgagcgagagagagaggaggagtgaAACGCGCCCCCTACAGGCCAGGTCAAGCCCATACAGATGGAGCACAGACATCAGGAAAAATCGAGACAGTGTGCACCCAG atGAGCAGCAGGTGGTGGATAAGGTAAATCAGGACCAGCTCCGAGAGCTAGACAGCTTTTTGGAGAACCAAACAAAGCAAAAACGTTCCCTTATTAATCTCCAAAATGAAGCGACAGAGTGCTGCACATCCTCTGACACCATCCTCCAGGACATTTCCTTCCGGGACATCCTACCCCTGGATGAGTCGCACCTTTTGTCCCACCCTCCATTTGTAGAGGAAGAATACACGGAAGAAGAAGCGAGGACCCAATCTTCCATCTGCAACCACGTCAGCTCCATTGTCCTGAACCTGAAAGTGTCTCAGCTGCTGCGGCAGCAGGTGGAGAGCAGCTTAGATAAGTTTGAGTCAAGGATAATGGGAAACACGTGCTCCGGAATCCCACAGTTCGACGAGCCAGACGGGTGTAGAGGCAGACAGGTGGTGATGCTGAAAGCAGCAGGACCTCCATCATATAACTACATACCCAGTGCGATGCGCCAGGAGATGGAAGAAGAAGTCACAGAGTTCTGCTCTGCTGGAGAGGAGAGCTTTGAACGTTCTGAG GGAGATAAAAACATCTCTCAGAGAGACAGGAGGACGAGGGGAGGACAGGAGCAGGCAGTCAGATTCACTGAGGAGTGTgacgg GTTGTACCAGTCATCAGCGGCATGCACATCACAGGAGCTTACGCAAAACCAGCGTGCTGAACACAACTGGACCA GTGAGGTGAGCACAGCAGTGGCTTGGATGACGCGGGGTTTCCTGAGCTGTGCTGCAGGGGCACTGGTGGAGAGCAGTGACAGTGAGGAGGGGCAGGAGCAGCCGCAGCACCCCCTGATGGACGCACAGGAGGACGCAGAGGAAGCTCTGTTCAAGAGCTTCGCAG GTGTGCACAGTGAGAGTGAAGAGAGCACTGACTTCCACACCATGAATCACACCTTCACTCTGCCCAATGCTGTGtatgaggtcaaaggtcaacacAGG gaGGAGGACGGTTCAGACTCGGACTACAATCAGTCACCTCTGGAACcttccagcatcttctacacTCCAAAACACAATCAAGAAAACACCCATGCTAAAGAGGAGCTGTTACAG ACGCCGAATTCAGAGGATGATCCGGACGTGACGATGGAGGTGTGTCGCCCTGACATGAACGTGAAGACCACATTCAGAG AGTGTCAATCTTCACCAGAGGAGCCCGAACACAGTGAAGCAGAATCAGCACCGCCATCTGTACACACCACCAG CAGTCATATGGCAGATATAGCTGATCTCTCCAGCATCACCTGTTCACCTGCACAACTCCAGGAGTGGGTGGGGCAAAACGAAGCCCGGCCTAGCCCACACAGCACACATTTCCCACCATGCAACAGTACCCCACGCAGCCCGCGTACACGCACAG CAGGCCGAGGCCGTAGCGCCCCCCGCAGGGAGGAGGTGTGTGTTTCCCCACTCGCCCCTCACCTGCAGTCTCTGATGGAGACGTCTCCGTGGGGCAGCACAGAGTCTCCGTCCCACACAGAGAGCTACAACACGGCCAGACTGGAGCGCGCTGACACG ATACACTGGTCTGTGCCTGAGAGGAGTATTCCTCAGGGGGATTCAGAGACACCCAGCTCTGGCAACCAGGAGTTCACTACAGCCAGCTCATGGGTCAGACACAGTGAGGAGAAGAGCCAGGACCACAGTGACACAGCAG cattAGAGTGTGACACAGAAAAAGACCGATCTTTGGAGGAGGCTAAAAG AGCACATTCCACCCTGGACGAGGTTCTGCAGGGCCTGCTGGAGAACCCTGAGGCACAGAGAACCGTGAGAGGAGCTGCAGTAATTACAGA AATGTTATCATCCTATCCTGTTAGTGTGAGCGAAAGATctgatgaggaagaggagcggGTGTTTGGACAGAGTGTGAGTGCGGAGCGAGGAATCTGTCAgcagttggaggaggaggaggaggaggtgatcCTGGAGGAGGACTTCAGCTGTTCCAGAGGAGATGCCAGTGAAGGAGCGGCAACGAGAGGAACAAAGATAAAAACACACTCATCTCAG GTGTCAGGATCGGACATAGAGAAGCTATTTTAA
- the LOC108276819 gene encoding inactive serine/threonine-protein kinase TEX14 isoform X3: MSGVPIVPCPVRLGSVKTGGVAARLHQFTRERNLQKAEKLLKQGVDVDCVNHLGQTSLFCASLLGFGAVAELLLQYGADPNRRCDDRSTPVHAAVFSCNTGLLSALLEAGGDLRLHDDQGRTPRDWAEIGAQEHSARMVSFIKRCMSVMRSLSESQSPRERRVTPTSSKSLLRSPSVLDFLRPVSDVVFNKKVTAKSPTSDTVQCFGFGKLCVKKSGMSVGVLASVPLIPDSELLQAEDEALHSFPCGSFSKMTNYSWRGSRVTVKELQIDSTHRHAAQHGYLDLLVTELDFCCQLFHPHILQLMAVSSSNHLQQSKLVYERVHVGSLYTLLYHRRAEFPVLQVCEVLSLILQVCEALFYLHSRSLVLRSLSSHSVLVVHPGVAKVTGFGFTVPSDCSPSSTPPVPAMLYNWAAPEVIRRKACTGKADLYSICALIQELYTDAVPWGSVNPCWIKQAVDTGQALFADPAVPQPYYDLLLNGLKPSAQERTCSLQDLRYTLRFHLSELSERERRSETRPLQARSSPYRWSTDIRKNRDSVHPDEQQVVDKVNQDQLRELDSFLENQTKQKRSLINLQNEATECCTSSDTILQDISFRDILPLDESHLLSHPPFVEEEYTEEEARTQSSICNHVSSIVLNLKVSQLLRQQVESSLDKFESRIMGNTCSGIPQFDEPDGCRGRQVVMLKAAGPPSYNYIPSAMRQEMEEEVTEFCSAGEESFERSEGDKNISQRDRRTRGGQEQAVRFTEECDGLYQSSAACTSQELTQNQRAEHNWTSEVSTAVAWMTRGFLSCAAGALVESSDSEEGQEQPQHPLMDAQEDAEEALFKSFAGVHSESEESTDFHTMNHTFTLPNAVYEVKGQHREEDGSDSDYNQSPLEPSSIFYTPKHNQENTHAKEELLQTPNSEDDPDVTMEVCRPDMNVKTTFRECQSSPEEPEHSEAESAPPSVHTTSHMADIADLSSITCSPAQLQEWVGQNEARPSPHSTHFPPCNSTPRSPRTRTAGRGRSAPRREEVCVSPLAPHLQSLMETSPWGSTESPSHTESYNTARLERADTIHWSVPERSIPQGDSETPSSGNQEFTTASSWVRHSEEKSQDHSDTAALECDTEKDRSLEEAKRAHSTLDEVLQGLLENPEAQRTVRGAAVITEMLSSYPVSVSERSDEEEERVFGQSVSAERGICQQLEEEEEEVILEEDFSCSRGDASEGAATRGTKIKTHSSQVSGSDIEKLF; encoded by the exons ATGTCGGGCGTGCCCATTGTGCCCTGTCCCGTACGCTTGGGCTCCGTCAAAACCGGAGGTGTGGCGGCTCGACTGCACCAGTTCACCCGGGAGAGAAACCTGCAAAAAGCAGAGAAGCTCCTCAAGCAAG GTGTGGACGTGGactgtgtgaatcacctgggcCAGACGTCTCTTTTCTGCGCGTCTCTGCTGGGGTTCGGCGCCGTGGCCGAGCTGCTTCTTCAGTACGGAGCCGATCCCAATCG CCGCTGTGATGACAGAAGCACTCCGGTCCACGCCGCCGTGTTCTCCTGTAACACGGGGCTGCTCAGCGCTCTGCTGGAGGCAGGGGGAGATCTGCGACTTCACGACGATCAGGGCAGGACGCCGAGAGATTGGGCCGAGATCGGAGCTCAGGAGCATAGTGCTAGG ATGGTCAGTTTCATTAAGAGATGCATGTCTGTCATGAGGAGTCTGTCTGAGTCGCAGTCACCCAGAGAGAGACGCGTCACTCCCACTTCCTCCAAGAGCCTCCTGCGCTCACCGTCTGTCCTGGACTTCCTCAGACC GGTCTCTGATGTGGTGTTTAACAAGAAAGTAACCGCAAAGTCGCCCACATCTGACACGGTCCAGTGTTTCGGCTTTGGAAAG ttGTGCGTGAAGAAGTCCGGGATGTCTGTCGGCGTTCTCGCCTCCGTGCCGTTAATACCAGACTCCGAGTTATTGCAGGCCGAAGACGAGGCTCTGCACTCGTTCCCGTGTGGATCCTTCAGCAAAATGACCAA CTACAGTTGGAGAGGAAGCCGTGTTACGGTGAAGGAGCTGCAGATCGACAGCACGCACCGACACGCCGCGCAACACGGCTACCTCGACCTGCTTGTCACCGAGCTCGACTTCTGCTG TCAGCTGTTCCACCCCCACATTCTGCAGCTGATGGCAGTGAGCTCCTCCAATCATCTGCAGCAGAGCAAACTGGTGTACGAGAGAGTGCATGTGGGCTCACTGTACACCCTGCTGTACCAcagg CGAGCGGAGTTCCCCGTCCTACAGGTGTGTGAGGTTTTGTCACTGATCCTCCAGGTGTGTGAAGCGCTGTTCTACCTGCACAGCCGATCCCTGGTGCTGCGCTCCCTGTCCTCTCACTCTGTCCTCGTCGTGCACCCAGGGGTTGCTAAGGTCACCGGCTTCGGCTTCACGGTGCCCAG TGATTGTAGTCCCTCCTCCACTCCGCCCGTCCCTGCAATGCTGTATAACTGGGCGGCTCCTGAAGTGATCAGGAGGAAAGCATGCACAGGAAAAGCAGATCTGTACAGCATCTGTGCTCTTATACAGGAGCTGTacactg atgcaGTTCCGTGGGGTTCTGTGAATCCATGCTGGATAAAGCAGGCCGTAGACACGGGTCAGGCTCTCTTTGCAGATCCGGCCGTGCCACAGCCGTATTACGACCTGCTGCTGAACGGATTGAAGCCCAGCGCTCAGGAGAGAACCTGCAGCCTCCAGGACCTGCGATACACACTGCGTTTCCACCTCAGC GagctgagcgagagagagaggaggagtgaAACGCGCCCCCTACAGGCCAGGTCAAGCCCATACAGATGGAGCACAGACATCAGGAAAAATCGAGACAGTGTGCACCCAG atGAGCAGCAGGTGGTGGATAAGGTAAATCAGGACCAGCTCCGAGAGCTAGACAGCTTTTTGGAGAACCAAACAAAGCAAAAACGTTCCCTTATTAATCTCCAAAATGAAGCGACAGAGTGCTGCACATCCTCTGACACCATCCTCCAGGACATTTCCTTCCGGGACATCCTACCCCTGGATGAGTCGCACCTTTTGTCCCACCCTCCATTTGTAGAGGAAGAATACACGGAAGAAGAAGCGAGGACCCAATCTTCCATCTGCAACCACGTCAGCTCCATTGTCCTGAACCTGAAAGTGTCTCAGCTGCTGCGGCAGCAGGTGGAGAGCAGCTTAGATAAGTTTGAGTCAAGGATAATGGGAAACACGTGCTCCGGAATCCCACAGTTCGACGAGCCAGACGGGTGTAGAGGCAGACAGGTGGTGATGCTGAAAGCAGCAGGACCTCCATCATATAACTACATACCCAGTGCGATGCGCCAGGAGATGGAAGAAGAAGTCACAGAGTTCTGCTCTGCTGGAGAGGAGAGCTTTGAACGTTCTGAG GGAGATAAAAACATCTCTCAGAGAGACAGGAGGACGAGGGGAGGACAGGAGCAGGCAGTCAGATTCACTGAGGAGTGTgacgg GTTGTACCAGTCATCAGCGGCATGCACATCACAGGAGCTTACGCAAAACCAGCGTGCTGAACACAACTGGACCA GTGAGGTGAGCACAGCAGTGGCTTGGATGACGCGGGGTTTCCTGAGCTGTGCTGCAGGGGCACTGGTGGAGAGCAGTGACAGTGAGGAGGGGCAGGAGCAGCCGCAGCACCCCCTGATGGACGCACAGGAGGACGCAGAGGAAGCTCTGTTCAAGAGCTTCGCAG GTGTGCACAGTGAGAGTGAAGAGAGCACTGACTTCCACACCATGAATCACACCTTCACTCTGCCCAATGCTGTGtatgaggtcaaaggtcaacacAGG gaGGAGGACGGTTCAGACTCGGACTACAATCAGTCACCTCTGGAACcttccagcatcttctacacTCCAAAACACAATCAAGAAAACACCCATGCTAAAGAGGAGCTGTTACAG ACGCCGAATTCAGAGGATGATCCGGACGTGACGATGGAGGTGTGTCGCCCTGACATGAACGTGAAGACCACATTCAGAG AGTGTCAATCTTCACCAGAGGAGCCCGAACACAGTGAAGCAGAATCAGCACCGCCATCTGTACACACCACCAG TCATATGGCAGATATAGCTGATCTCTCCAGCATCACCTGTTCACCTGCACAACTCCAGGAGTGGGTGGGGCAAAACGAAGCCCGGCCTAGCCCACACAGCACACATTTCCCACCATGCAACAGTACCCCACGCAGCCCGCGTACACGCACAG CAGGCCGAGGCCGTAGCGCCCCCCGCAGGGAGGAGGTGTGTGTTTCCCCACTCGCCCCTCACCTGCAGTCTCTGATGGAGACGTCTCCGTGGGGCAGCACAGAGTCTCCGTCCCACACAGAGAGCTACAACACGGCCAGACTGGAGCGCGCTGACACG ATACACTGGTCTGTGCCTGAGAGGAGTATTCCTCAGGGGGATTCAGAGACACCCAGCTCTGGCAACCAGGAGTTCACTACAGCCAGCTCATGGGTCAGACACAGTGAGGAGAAGAGCCAGGACCACAGTGACACAGCAG cattAGAGTGTGACACAGAAAAAGACCGATCTTTGGAGGAGGCTAAAAG AGCACATTCCACCCTGGACGAGGTTCTGCAGGGCCTGCTGGAGAACCCTGAGGCACAGAGAACCGTGAGAGGAGCTGCAGTAATTACAGA AATGTTATCATCCTATCCTGTTAGTGTGAGCGAAAGATctgatgaggaagaggagcggGTGTTTGGACAGAGTGTGAGTGCGGAGCGAGGAATCTGTCAgcagttggaggaggaggaggaggaggtgatcCTGGAGGAGGACTTCAGCTGTTCCAGAGGAGATGCCAGTGAAGGAGCGGCAACGAGAGGAACAAAGATAAAAACACACTCATCTCAG GTGTCAGGATCGGACATAGAGAAGCTATTTTAA